A DNA window from Salvelinus sp. IW2-2015 linkage group LG4q.1:29, ASM291031v2, whole genome shotgun sequence contains the following coding sequences:
- the LOC111961374 gene encoding protein PBDC1, whose amino-acid sequence MASGNGIASLGVEGATAAAQALSLPAEAYGNDPQLEVMWAMKAYNHAEIYFNLISSVDPSNLKLTKVDDRIYTSFRESFSDLNIKNLDPDMLKTADAKEKWRPFCNQFDGVVEDFNYGTLLRLDCEKDYTEENTIFATRIQFFAIEIARNREGFNTPVFQAKKQPP is encoded by the exons ATGGCGTCGGGAAATGGAATTGCTTCTCTG GGCGTGGAGGGAGCTACAGCAGCCGCCCAGGCTCTGTCTCTACCAGCTGAGGCTTATGGGAACGAT CCTCAACTGGAGGTGATGTGGGCGATGAAGGCTTACAATCATGCAGAGATCTACTTTAAT ctgatcTCGTCAGTAGACCCTAGTAATCTGAAGCTGACCAAGGTAGATGACCGGATCTATACGTCCTTCAGAGAATCCTTCTCAGACCTCAACATCAAGAACTTGGACCCAGACATGCTCAAAACTGCCGATGCCAAAGAG AAGTGGCGTCCGTTCTGTAACCAGTTCGACGGGGTGGTGGAGGACTTTAACTATGGGACTTTGCTACGACTTGACTGTGAGAAGGACTACACAGAGGAAAACACCATATTTG CCACCAGGATCCAGTTCTTTGCCATCGAGATCGCTAGGAACAGAGAAGGATTCAACACCCCTGTATTCCAGGCCAAAAAACAACCGCCTTAA